In Caldanaerobius fijiensis DSM 17918, a single window of DNA contains:
- a CDS encoding MGDG synthase family glycosyltransferase translates to MGKRILILSEKVGEGHERAAKAVQKAIYTLEFAAHVLILNPWKTFYPALTQLSTETYLMTLKVKPELWGYIYDKERAQKGKKIIKVVGKGIYFQMERVLKHFKPDFILCTHPFTYYAIYHFKKELVKNGVTIASIITDYDIHGYWIDDCVDIYFVASDDIKQKIADNGVRPDNIYVTGIPVDPSFSKRPDKYKTRIKLGLDVERPVVLIMGGGLGLGNIESIAQEISKVRRNYQVIIIAGSNEELKNKAMAIARESLTPMHVTGFVNNINEYMAASDLIVTKAGGLTISEALAMELPIIINTALPGQEMYNLDFLLKKQAAIKANGAKDIIAAIDQLLTNAELYETIKENCRKISKPNSAIDVAKIILDKIDQSKKFFNPSNK, encoded by the coding sequence ATGGGAAAAAGGATTTTAATACTATCAGAAAAGGTCGGAGAAGGCCATGAGCGGGCGGCTAAAGCCGTCCAAAAAGCTATATATACATTGGAATTTGCAGCTCATGTTTTGATTTTAAATCCGTGGAAGACATTTTACCCAGCTTTGACGCAGCTATCAACAGAGACGTATCTCATGACATTAAAAGTTAAGCCAGAGTTATGGGGATATATATATGACAAAGAAAGAGCACAAAAAGGTAAAAAAATAATCAAAGTAGTCGGCAAAGGAATTTATTTCCAGATGGAAAGGGTTCTAAAACATTTCAAACCCGATTTTATCCTGTGTACCCATCCTTTTACATATTATGCTATATACCACTTTAAAAAAGAATTAGTTAAAAATGGTGTAACAATCGCTTCCATCATCACAGATTATGACATCCACGGCTACTGGATAGATGACTGCGTCGATATTTATTTTGTAGCATCTGATGATATCAAACAAAAAATAGCTGATAATGGCGTTAGACCGGATAATATCTATGTAACAGGGATTCCCGTAGATCCGTCTTTTAGCAAAAGACCAGACAAATACAAAACAAGAATAAAACTAGGCCTTGATGTAGAAAGACCTGTGGTCCTGATAATGGGCGGGGGATTGGGCCTGGGCAATATAGAAAGCATAGCCCAGGAGATATCAAAGGTACGCCGGAATTATCAGGTAATAATTATCGCAGGCAGCAATGAAGAGCTAAAAAATAAGGCTATGGCTATAGCTCGCGAATCATTGACGCCAATGCATGTTACAGGATTTGTCAATAATATAAATGAATATATGGCAGCATCGGACTTAATAGTGACAAAAGCTGGCGGCCTGACTATATCTGAAGCCCTGGCTATGGAATTGCCCATAATCATCAACACCGCACTGCCCGGTCAGGAGATGTACAACCTGGATTTTCTATTAAAAAAACAGGCGGCCATCAAAGCCAATGGCGCTAAAGATATAATTGCCGCGATAGATCAACTCTTAACCAATGCAGAACTATATGAAACCATAAAAGAAAATTGCAGAAAAATATCAAAACCTAATTCAGCTATAGATGTAGCAAAAATAATACTTGATAAAATCGACCAATCAAAAAAATTTTTTAACCCTTCTAATAAATAA
- a CDS encoding Na/Pi cotransporter family protein, with the protein MMYIIVLIRILLGLGIFLFGMYFMNDAIKRMALRRVKRMFARVSENVLANIFLGFLITVFSGSSSGVIIMIISFIDAGIIDLGQAAAIIMGSNIGTTVTANVLAFNVFDFTIYFIPIGVLGYILGRNIMIRRLSQFIISIGLLFYGINYMSHSLIPLKKNLDFVRILRDIGGKPLEGLLLGVLLVAVIQSSTAGIAMLQSFARAGLISTMGAAPMVFGQNISTCFDTLVAAIMTRDKKAKGAAYFHLLFNVFGTIIFMLLLKPLVNLSIILSGEDPAEQIAMVHTLFNVGTTLILLPFFKYIVVSLQL; encoded by the coding sequence ATGATGTATATAATAGTACTCATAAGAATTCTTTTGGGTTTGGGCATATTTTTGTTCGGAATGTATTTCATGAATGACGCGATAAAAAGGATGGCTTTGAGAAGGGTAAAGCGGATGTTTGCCCGCGTTTCTGAAAATGTTTTGGCAAACATCTTTTTAGGATTTTTAATAACAGTATTTTCAGGTTCCAGCAGCGGTGTTATAATTATGATTATAAGCTTTATTGATGCAGGAATTATCGACTTGGGCCAGGCTGCCGCAATAATAATGGGTTCTAATATCGGAACGACTGTTACAGCTAACGTACTGGCATTTAATGTGTTTGATTTTACCATATACTTCATCCCTATAGGGGTTTTAGGCTATATCTTAGGACGGAATATAATGATAAGGCGGCTATCTCAATTTATCATCAGTATTGGCTTATTGTTTTACGGTATAAACTATATGAGCCACTCACTAATACCCCTTAAAAAAAACCTGGATTTTGTAAGGATACTTCGGGATATTGGTGGGAAGCCCCTTGAGGGGTTGCTATTAGGTGTTCTTTTAGTCGCGGTGATTCAATCGTCTACAGCTGGTATAGCTATGTTGCAGTCTTTTGCAAGAGCCGGTTTAATATCCACCATGGGCGCGGCACCCATGGTGTTTGGACAGAATATAAGCACGTGTTTTGATACCCTTGTAGCAGCTATTATGACCAGAGATAAAAAAGCAAAAGGTGCGGCGTATTTTCATTTGCTTTTTAATGTATTCGGAACTATTATATTTATGCTGCTGTTAAAGCCGCTGGTTAATCTGTCAATAATATTGAGTGGAGAAGACCCTGCAGAGCAGATCGCAATGGTGCATACACTTTTTAATGTGGGAACCACGTTGATATTACTTCCATTTTTCAAATACATAGTGGTTTCTTTGCAATTATAA